The Melitaea cinxia chromosome Z, ilMelCinx1.1, whole genome shotgun sequence genomic interval CTGCCAACGCTCGCCCGGGCGGTTTGGCATCTCCCGAGAGCAGTCATcgatcttatttttaataaaagaagttAATTTTGACGCGGCTGCTTTAGCTACGTCTACCGAATCGATTGTGTCGGGTATGCCTTCAAGGTGATCTGAGTCTAGGGAGCTAAGCTCTGATACGAGCTTTTTCCAGTCTATGACTGTTTTGACAGGTTGGTGGAGATCCGTATCTGGTCCTAGCTGGATTAGGACGGGGCGATGGTCTGAGTCTAGCTCTGATAGTGTCTCGATAGAGCGTAACTGGAGTGTTACGCCCTTGACGATAGCTATGTCGAGCACGTCTGGTGAGTCATTTGTTCCCCTAACTGGATAGCGAGTGGGTGTCATGGGCGCTAGGACATCTATGTTTAGAGTGGGGAGTGACGTCAGTCTGTCTAGTTCTGTTCCTCTGCTATTTCTCGTGCGGGAGTTCCAGCGGGGGTGTTTACTATTTAGGTCGCCGGCCAGAAGGACCGCGCTACCTGTTGAGAGTAGCGACCTAATGTCGCTCTCGAGCAATCTTTTAGTGGGGGATAAATAAACTGACGCGATGGTGATGGCCTGGTGGCCCGTCATACTGAGTCGACACAATGATGCTTCGATTTCGCTAAGCGGCGGAGGGTCTAACGGCACGCAGTGCAACGACTTTTTGTAATAGATAAGAGTGCCGCCGAGTGCGGTGACTCTGTCGTTtcgaacaaaattataattaggcACATAAGGTGCTCTATGACCCGGTTTGAGAAAAGTCTCTTGCACTAGCATGACGTCGACCGGGTATTCCCTCAAAAATTGACAAACTAAGTCGAGTTGTGGTCCAAGGCCGTTTGCATTGAAAGTGATGACACTGAGTGAACGTGGTTTTACCCTAGCTTTATCagtcatattaattttaaacgtcGAAGGACTCTAGTACCGCTGCCATGCGGTCTAATTGTGTGCGGACTTCGgctccaggcaacctttgggcataggactaAATTaggtgtgggatggggcgcaaaactgttatataacatacacatgtatatattatacttatatacatacatatacatatacatattcacatacacatacatatacatatacacatacacatacatatacatatacatctacatacacatacacatacacatacacatacaaatacacatacacatacatatacatatacacacacaaatacatatatatctataaaaaacttGATTGATacggcacagctagtcttatatataaaattttcgatttttttaccAAAACTCCTCCAAAagggctggactgatttttataaaaaaagttgtgcatattaatatatactattactagctgaccccgcaaacgctgCTTTGTCATATAGGCTATTAAACCTAttaataccccccccccccccccctataacttagagttttgaaaaataatgttagccgattctcaggcctacccgatatacacacaaaatttcataaaaatcggtccagccgtttcggaggagtattttaactaacattgtgacacaagaattttatatataagattaaacgACTATAAACGACTATGGTTTATTAGGAATAGAATGCGGCTTTCCTGCGGAGATAACCCACGGAGCATATGAGCTGATCAATGGCTCTGTTTCTTACCTGTCACATGTACAGTATGCCTGTGAGTCCGGATACGAGATAGTGGGCCGCTCTCGACTCGTATGCGACATCGACGAAAGATGGAACGGTCCACCGCCACACTGTGAAGGTGAAATTTAACTTTCAAAAGTGTACTTTTTACTGTATTCGTTACGTTCAGTTCAGAGATAACTACTAAAAACTATCAGCTATTACTTgatttaatattcataaattataaattttttagtggTACAATGCGAAGAGCCCCCTCACATTCCAAATGGCCGCGTTGCTATTTCGAACAACTCTTCAGTTTTTGGTGCAGTTGCGGAGTACACATGCTTTAAAGGATTTACTTTACAAGGACCGCGTAGATTAAATTGCCTAGCTAGTGGTTCATGGGACAAACTAGCTCCACATTGCAACcgtaagttaataaataaataaataaatatttacacaatacacacacggtcgtctgttcctaaagtaagcaacttaatgcttgtgttataagtaacagccaactggtatatatatagctacatttttttttcgataaacatacttataaataatacatatataaatatataaataaatatatatattacacccagactcggggtgggaatcgaactcacaaccctcggagcagaaagcaggctcactacaaactgcgccaacgggctagtcaaagctATCTAATTTCTTTCAGTTTTTATCATCCGTACTCAGAAGTCTGAAATgttgttacaatatttttttgcttcgtATCATCATAACACAAATGACACacgaacacaattataatatcttattttgtactattattttaaataaataataaaataatttgtaacattCTCAGCCGAGGAGCGCGTGACTTCTACCACTACGACAACTACTACAACAACGACCAGTACACCGCCACCGCCGAGCTCTACTCCCGTGACTCTTCCTCCTACACCTGTGCACACGACTCCTCGTGTAGTTTTACCTACCAGGCCTAGAACACACCGTCCTATTTCTTCCCCGAACCCATTTGTCACAACCGAGACTACGCGAAAGATTCGACCAAGAATTACAACAACCGACCGCCCTACAACGAAAGCATACGAGAAACCTCCACCAAGAAAAGTGACAATTGCAGATTCCCAGGACTCACCAACAAGTCATGTTCCTCATATAATCGTAGCCAGTCACCCGAGAGAAAATCAGGTATACACTATATATCAtgattgtaaatttataaataaaagaaagaaatattatgaggtttgtaacaaaaaatatgtgatattTTCAGATCTTTGGTAGTGGTAATAATATCAGAGCTGAACAGACACCGAGAGTGAACGTACCACTGCCTGTTGACGGCGACCGAAGGGAAACACTTGGAGCCCGCCTGAATATTGGTGCAGTTGTGGCTTTAGCGGCTTTCGGTGCCTTAGTGTTCCTTATCGCTATAATAACAACGATCGTCATATTAGTAAGAAGGTGAGAAAcctattttaaatatcttacttTTGATTTCAGTATACAACAGCAAGGATATCCGAattgatttcatttaattatagcTCTTTGATACATAGCGAATAGACAGCCCCAAGGTAAAACAGtaccttaaaatataaatgctcAAAATACgagaaattgatttttttaaccacaaacacaattaatataaCGAAAACTAAGTAGatgtataaaaaacataaatattcaatttttaaaatctgaTATATTCTTTCTGATCATGTCTACATATACATAGACAGACATAATTCATAAACTATAGAAAACCTAGTAAACATTAAACAATGACCACTAGCGGGGATCGCAAGCGAGAAAAGGTGCCGGTCCGCGAACTCCCATCTCGGTGGTACACGTTGCTGGCTCTGCCGTTTCCGGACCAGCAAGTTGGGAGACGCGAATTTGCCCGCACTCATCGACACACACACCGAGCGGGACATTTCTCCAACCCTTTATAGCCAGTGCGTTTATATTTTAAGGTCCCGCACGCGGCTGACATGGTGGCTGATTCTAAATACATTTCTAGCACATACATGCATTTCTAGCATGTACATGCTAAAGTCATATACTTTAGCATAATATTTGGATATCGTAATATTATATagctatttgtaattatattattttgtcatGGATAAAGTAGATTTATtactactttatatttatattacgttttcataatataaataataaatgtttataatatagtCGTATGCTTAATACTAAAACAGTTAGCAGCCACCGTGTCGTTCCGTACCACATGAAGCACGATGCACCAGCAACAAGCATTATTTTTTTCACGAGACACGTCTTCTCCTATCCGGTTGTATTTTGAAGCACAGATGTACAAAACCCCAAACAACAATCTTACTTAAGTGCACTCGACCACAAAACCAAGCACGCTTTTCAAGATGAacgatataaaagaaaattaagcgttacagaaaataataattcttaaaatGCTCTTTGCTTACTACTACTATCGATAATATAGCACAATCTTCTTGAAGAAATCACCCATCCGACTTTTCCGGCAGGCATCTAATATCATAAACTATcgcacatttatattttttatatttatcaattcaatgcttattaaataaattatgaaggCTTTTagctattatttataaatagtagCTAATAGGAAGTTATCATCGGatcttagttatatatatattttttaaataactcgtTTTTTCGCAAAAAATTTTCATGTCTAATTTGAGACCGGACTATATAGGAACTGattaatttacaacaaaaaagaatattagttttttcatcactgaaattttaaaaatatttctctaaAGGATTTATTAAGACGAGGTATATGTTATTTAGCCGCTAGGgctacatcgttccatagcttaattggctagaacgccgacacggtcagtcggagacgcgggttcgaaccccgctggagcggtcaatttttgatatgatattcaaaaatgtttagaattcctaatgtatgggtaacacaaaaataaaatcgtacatattaaaaatagcatgatGTAATATTAGTTAGTACCTATTgactaaaaaaagtaataaaacttataatataaaatttctaatgagccaatatatatatataagcgcAGATTTATCAGAATCCGCCTCAAAATTCGTTTGACTATTTTACGGTATTCCCTTGTTTGAGATTTGGACCTCCACGTCTCCTCCTCCATTTCTTCAATATACCTGTACATATTATCATTTTTCAAACTTTCAACAAAACGATGAATTACGTAAATAAACGGAATAGGGAACCCAAACTTAATTCcttatctaaaatattttgatgacgaaagcattaattaattttatacgtcAGCAGGAAACACAACGACGGTAAACGGTACCGACACCATGTGTCCCCCGACTGCAATACAGTTGCCTCACTCGATTCATCGTCGTCAGAATCGCGAAGCGGCCTCAATAGATATTATCGGCAGGCCTGGGAAGAACTTCACGAAGCCGCCGGTGCTAAGAACGGGCATAGAAGACATGAGAGAGAAGCTCCCAAAGATGGTTCCGAACTGGTGGTCTCCGATGTTTACCCCGCTCCACACAACAGAGATAAGAGGAGACATCACCATCATCACCACCATCGCGAAACGAGACATCCCGATTGGCAGCCGTCACACCGTCCCCACCACAACCACAAGCCTAGATATTAAGATAAAATAGTTACTCGTATATCTGAATACCGGCAATAGCCCTGTTCTaacttattcattatttaaagaGACTGTTTTCTTGTGTTAATATCGAATATAAAAACCGCCTGGATATAAAGGAGTACATCTAGATAATCCAAATATTTCAACAAAGTACATCAGAATCTctcattccatttttttttttttgttttttattgttacgtGTCTGTAAATCCctcttaataattaaattaaaataatcttaaattcGAGTGTtataaaagttctgatgtaggtataatataattagtgtGTAATTGTAGTTATATTAGCAGTGTTTTACTATATTAGCGTACAAAAATGCacgatacattttattaatttgctcAAAAATCTGTCAGCTTTATACTTGTTTTGGctcaaattaaatattgtaattcattttgaaactcaacaaatatgtacttaatttatttatttctcttcGATCAAGGAGTTTGTACCAGATAATTTGCTAggtagtattatattttaattcgaatttaaaattCTTTCTTGCTTTAACTATGATTACCTTGATCTTTTCTTGTGAacatgttatataatattatactatttttaccTGTAAAAATTATCCGAATAATTTAAACGGTGACGAGTAtgcaatgtaaatatattattttaagactAGATTGAAGTTAATCATTGATCAACGCTCTAACTTTCAGACTTAAAGAACTAATGTTaatatagtttctttttttaatgttacgttGTGTTATCTTATCGATTTTAGGTAAGAAATggttaaagataataaattaagtaaacaaaaCTTCGTTACAGTTGTAGTCCGAGAGGTAGGACCAATTTTTGGGAAGGTATTTGTGGCAAGCTGAAAACTTGTCACATACCTCTCCTATTATACCCCAACACGGAACTGCAAACCTGCCAGCTTGCCTCAAATACCTACCCAAAAATTGGTACCAGCTCTCCTACTATAACGATAGATATATTTACCAGActacaaaataatttgtaactGTTTCTAACATTGAAAATAATCATTTGTAGATAGAAAAATCTTTTGATTAGTGTTACATCATCAGCATGTAGGATATTATTTGTTGTaagaaagtaaaattaatttaattgctaAGGTACAAAATAATCAttgattttatatctatatactaTATGCATGTAATATGTACACCCTTACGGCATTAACATTATTCAGTAAGTTATATTTTTGctttcattaaaaacaaaagcaaaaaagTTGAATATAATATGTGCCATTAAGCAGGCAAACCTACGTACCTATATGGAAATAAGATCGTATGTAACTTATATTCAAAATTGGTAATtagtttttatgtgtgtaaataattgtaatacaacgaaattaaaaaataatcaaccatatacattttattttaaatgcacattaaatatttaaatattgtgaaaattataatttttatatgtaagagTATGTGGAAAGATGTTTTTAATcgtgaatatataaataaagttttgtgATAAATAAAATGCAGTTTAAATAGCGGGTAAACTTCAAATGAAACTACacgttatataatattttgtattagttaAAAGTTGTCTATGCGTACAAATAAGGAGGTACATTGCTTTGTGTAGAACCATACATTggtcttattttaaatttaaactaagcCCTAATAATAGTTAAAACAATCGTTACATGCGTAAAATACatcaataaaaagataaaaataataataatagcaaaattAGGTGCGTGCATGGCCTTTCCGAGAAACGTGGGTTATAAATTGATCGaacttatttaaacaatattcgGTTATTCAAACAAATTCAATAAgctacaataaataaacaagaaatacactaaataataaactcttttatataattacttcctataccgttttaaaataaaacaatttttgtattgACTTTGTAAGTAATgttagttacaaaaataaaattgtttaacaattcACATTAAAAATTGGAAAATTCTTAGTCAATAAAACAATTGTACCGACAAAGTTAACAGTACAATTTTTTGAATAAGGACGTTGATGTATCAAAGTGTAACACTCGAATAATTctgatttaagtaaaaaaataatctctcaaaatatatattacccTTTGATTAAACTTCATCTTTAGTATATTTTCGCGAATATAGAAAGAATGACAGTTTAGAATAAGTTCAGAAACACGGCAGTAACATAGAACGCAATCAGCCATTAGACTTCACTGTTATAGACATTAAGAATTACAACTTCTATTTACGTTAAGATTATAATGGCGGGTGCATATTGACAAGTTGGAAATGATTCCTTCAGACAGGTGTGCTAATTAACTACGAAGTA includes:
- the LOC123668790 gene encoding CUB and sushi domain-containing protein 3; its protein translation is MLSHVTASCRFPGAPAHSRVTFSDEVMSEGTVATYTCERGFELLGPSRRLCDTNGKWTPDGIPFCVLNVAAGKAPMQISTEEGGVPQKALDGSTSAAFNGETCTLTKSERVPWWYVNLLEPYMVQLVRLDFGKPCCGVNKPAVVVVRVGNNRPDLGTNPICNRFTGFLEEGQPLFLPCNPPMPGAFVSVHLESSTPSQLSICEAFVYTDQALPIERCPQFRDQPPGSTATYNGKCYIFYNRQPANFRDSLAFCRSRGGTLVDESNPALQGFISWELWRRHRSDSSSQYWMGAVRDPQDPNNWKWVNGNDVTVSFWNAPGGTEGCARFDGSKGWLWADTDCQSRLNYICQHQPKACGRPEQPPNSTITTESFEVGATVEYACDEGHLLVGPTVRTCLDTGFYDEFPPVCKRIECGFPAEITHGAYELINGSVSYLSHVQYACESGYEIVGRSRLVCDIDERWNGPPPHCEVVQCEEPPHIPNGRVAISNNSSVFGAVAEYTCFKGFTLQGPRRLNCLASGSWDKLAPHCNPEERVTSTTTTTTTTTTSTPPPPSSTPVTLPPTPVHTTPRVVLPTRPRTHRPISSPNPFVTTETTRKIRPRITTTDRPTTKAYEKPPPRKVTIADSQDSPTSHVPHIIVASHPRENQIFGSGNNIRAEQTPRVNVPLPVDGDRRETLGARLNIGAVVALAAFGALVFLIAIITTIVILVRSRKHNDGKRYRHHVSPDCNTVASLDSSSSESRSGLNRYYRQAWEELHEAAGAKNGHRRHEREAPKDGSELVVSDVYPAPHNRDKRRHHHHHHHRETRHPDWQPSHRPHHNHKPRY